In one Apostichopus japonicus isolate 1M-3 chromosome 18, ASM3797524v1, whole genome shotgun sequence genomic region, the following are encoded:
- the LOC139958451 gene encoding bifunctional polynucleotide phosphatase/kinase-like isoform X2, whose protein sequence is MITLQPCDSEGREDKSRTPVVIKSIGESVHLGRNIVTGIVDKKVSRNHVEVQITDNNTRTVTVTQLGSHCGVVDGQLLTKGEPKSVQSGEIFSLLQGRYAYRVIQHESGTTSDLRDEPEAVNDGQKELLVGTSSGKRQASEMEKEEESNGEEPQKVKKSKIHKSDMSAEQKLEKDQRSLQGSSAEKRKAEEMEDETTTLEETHHKKVKNEEVTDDDTSIEKRLKALQQNAKKELSKSGSSSTDARKQRENSVQTGGKGGQPKTGEVSDEEKWEEHGKLVIYTAKGVRASSNVAAFDIDGTIITTSSGKVFPRDINDWRIYLPETYGRLKQLKADGYKVVFFTNQLGIGRGKLKLGDFKKKLSKILMKLGIPIQVFIATGSGMYRKPCLGMWEFFQEKRNDDIMVDLASSIFVGDAAGRPADWVPKRKKDFSCSDRLFALNVGLPFKTPEEFFQGKKKAPFNLPSFDPRSPVTRPLLEPSTELPASSQEVLLMVGFPASGKSTFVKKHLLQHNYVHVNRDMMGTWQKCVTACQASLKKGLSVAIDNTNPDVEARKRYIDCAKNAGVACRCFVFNVTQDQARHNEKARTMHLSPIWSSIPTKINSLNQSCKKASMK, encoded by the exons TTGAAGTTCAGATTACTGACAATAATACAAGAACTGTAACTGTTACACAG CTGGGCTCTCATTGTGGAGTTGTTGACGGGCAGCTCTTGACCAAGGGAGAACCAAAAAGCGTGCAAAGCGGAGAGATTTTTTCCCTACTGCAAGGAAGGTATGCATACAGAGTAATACAGCATGAATCAGGTACAACCTCAGATCTAAGGGATGAACCTGAAGCAGTTAACGATGGACAAAAGGAACTGTTGGTAGGAACTTCGTCAGGAAAGAGGCAGGCATCCGAGATGGAGAAAGAAGAAGAGAGTAATGGCGAGGAGCCGCAAAAAGTCAAAAAATCAAAGATACATAAGAGCGATATGTCTGCGGAGCAGAAACTGGAGAAAGATCAGAGATCATTGCAAGGATCATctgcagagaaaagaaaagcagAGGAAATGGAAGATGAGACTACAACTCTGGAGGAAACTCATCACAAGAAAGTTAAAAACGAAGAAGTTACTGATGACGACACTAGTATTGAGAAGAGACTTAAAGCTCTGCAACAAAATGCTAAGAAAGAATTGTCAAAGTCGGGGAGTTCTAGTACAGATGCAAGAAAGCAGAGAGAGAATAGTGTCCAAACTGGAGGGAAAGGAGGACAACCTAAAACTGGTGAAGTTTCTGATGAGGAGAAATGGGAAGAACATGGAAAACTGGTAATTTACACTGCTAAAGGAGTGAGAGCATCATCAAAT GTGGCTGCATTTGACATAGACGGGACTATTATCACCACAAGCTCAGGAAAAGTTTTTCCTAGAGACATAAATGATTGGAG AATATATCTACCAGAAACTTACGGAAGATTAAAACAACTTAAAGCTGATGGATACAAG GTGGTCTTCTTTACCAATCAG TTGGGAATTGGTAGAGGAAAACTGAAGCTGGGAGATTTCAAGAAAAAGCTGTCCAAGATCTTGATGAAGCTTGGTATTCCAATCCAG GTATTTATAGCTACGGGATCTGGTATGTACAGGAAGCCCTGTCTGGGTATGTGGGAATTCTTTCAAGAGAAGAGAAACGATGACATCATGGTTGACCTAGCTTCATCAATCTTTGTCGGTG ATGCTGCAGGCAGACCGGCAGATTGGGTTCCCAAAAGGAAGAAGGATTTCTCATGCAGTGACAGATTA TTTGCCCTCAATGTTGGCCTGCCTTTCAAAACGCCAGAAGAATTCTTCCAGGGAAAGAAGAAAGCTCCCTTTAATCTGCCAAGCTTTGATCCA AGGAGTCCTGTTACAAGACCTCTTTTGGAGCCGTCCACCGAATTGCCTGCATCGTCCCAAGAG GTTCTTCTTATGGTTGGTTTTCCAGCAT CCGGTAAAAGTACATTTGTCAAAAAACACCTACTACAGCATAACTATGTACATGTTAATAGG GACATGATGGGAACTTGGCAGAAATGTGTCACTGCTTGTCAAGCATCTCTGAAGAAAGGACTAAGCGTTGCCATCGACAACACCAATCCCGATGTCGAGGCAAGAAAACG GTACATTGACTGTGCCAAGAATGCCGGTGTAGCTTGTAGATGTTTTGTCTTCAATGTTACTCAAGATCAAGCCAGGCATAATGAAAAG GCAAGAACCATGCATCTATCTCCGATATGGTCTTCCATTCctacaaaaataaattcattGAACCAAAGCTGCAAGAAGGCTTCAATGAAGTGA
- the LOC139958451 gene encoding uncharacterized protein F21D5.5-like isoform X1 — MITLQPCDSEGREDKSRTPVVIKSIGESVHLGRNIVTGIVDKKVSRNHVEVQITDNNTRTVTVTQLGSHCGVVDGQLLTKGEPKSVQSGEIFSLLQGRYAYRVIQHESGTTSDLRDEPEAVNDGQKELLVGTSSGKRQASEMEKEEESNGEEPQKVKKSKIHKSDMSAEQKLEKDQRSLQGSSAEKRKAEEMEDETTTLEETHHKKVKNEEVTDDDTSIEKRLKALQQNAKKELSKSGSSSTDARKQRENSVQTGGKGGQPKTGEVSDEEKWEEHGKLVIYTAKGVRASSNVAAFDIDGTIITTSSGKVFPRDINDWRIYLPETYGRLKQLKADGYKVVFFTNQLGIGRGKLKLGDFKKKLSKILMKLGIPIQVFIATGSGMYRKPCLGMWEFFQEKRNDDIMVDLASSIFVGDAAGRPADWVPKRKKDFSCSDRLFALNVGLPFKTPEEFFQGKKKAPFNLPSFDPRSPVTRPLLEPSTELPASSQEVLLMVGFPASGKSTFVKKHLLQHNYVHVNRDMMGTWQKCVTACQASLKKGLSVAIDNTNPDVEARKRYIDCAKNAGVACRCFVFNVTQDQARHNEKFRSLTPAGKNHASISDMVFHSYKNKFIEPKLQEGFNEVIRVNFIPSFNNSKEEKLYKMFLMEK; from the exons TTGAAGTTCAGATTACTGACAATAATACAAGAACTGTAACTGTTACACAG CTGGGCTCTCATTGTGGAGTTGTTGACGGGCAGCTCTTGACCAAGGGAGAACCAAAAAGCGTGCAAAGCGGAGAGATTTTTTCCCTACTGCAAGGAAGGTATGCATACAGAGTAATACAGCATGAATCAGGTACAACCTCAGATCTAAGGGATGAACCTGAAGCAGTTAACGATGGACAAAAGGAACTGTTGGTAGGAACTTCGTCAGGAAAGAGGCAGGCATCCGAGATGGAGAAAGAAGAAGAGAGTAATGGCGAGGAGCCGCAAAAAGTCAAAAAATCAAAGATACATAAGAGCGATATGTCTGCGGAGCAGAAACTGGAGAAAGATCAGAGATCATTGCAAGGATCATctgcagagaaaagaaaagcagAGGAAATGGAAGATGAGACTACAACTCTGGAGGAAACTCATCACAAGAAAGTTAAAAACGAAGAAGTTACTGATGACGACACTAGTATTGAGAAGAGACTTAAAGCTCTGCAACAAAATGCTAAGAAAGAATTGTCAAAGTCGGGGAGTTCTAGTACAGATGCAAGAAAGCAGAGAGAGAATAGTGTCCAAACTGGAGGGAAAGGAGGACAACCTAAAACTGGTGAAGTTTCTGATGAGGAGAAATGGGAAGAACATGGAAAACTGGTAATTTACACTGCTAAAGGAGTGAGAGCATCATCAAAT GTGGCTGCATTTGACATAGACGGGACTATTATCACCACAAGCTCAGGAAAAGTTTTTCCTAGAGACATAAATGATTGGAG AATATATCTACCAGAAACTTACGGAAGATTAAAACAACTTAAAGCTGATGGATACAAG GTGGTCTTCTTTACCAATCAG TTGGGAATTGGTAGAGGAAAACTGAAGCTGGGAGATTTCAAGAAAAAGCTGTCCAAGATCTTGATGAAGCTTGGTATTCCAATCCAG GTATTTATAGCTACGGGATCTGGTATGTACAGGAAGCCCTGTCTGGGTATGTGGGAATTCTTTCAAGAGAAGAGAAACGATGACATCATGGTTGACCTAGCTTCATCAATCTTTGTCGGTG ATGCTGCAGGCAGACCGGCAGATTGGGTTCCCAAAAGGAAGAAGGATTTCTCATGCAGTGACAGATTA TTTGCCCTCAATGTTGGCCTGCCTTTCAAAACGCCAGAAGAATTCTTCCAGGGAAAGAAGAAAGCTCCCTTTAATCTGCCAAGCTTTGATCCA AGGAGTCCTGTTACAAGACCTCTTTTGGAGCCGTCCACCGAATTGCCTGCATCGTCCCAAGAG GTTCTTCTTATGGTTGGTTTTCCAGCAT CCGGTAAAAGTACATTTGTCAAAAAACACCTACTACAGCATAACTATGTACATGTTAATAGG GACATGATGGGAACTTGGCAGAAATGTGTCACTGCTTGTCAAGCATCTCTGAAGAAAGGACTAAGCGTTGCCATCGACAACACCAATCCCGATGTCGAGGCAAGAAAACG GTACATTGACTGTGCCAAGAATGCCGGTGTAGCTTGTAGATGTTTTGTCTTCAATGTTACTCAAGATCAAGCCAGGCATAATGAAAAG TTCCGATCCTTGACACCCGCAGGCAAGAACCATGCATCTATCTCCGATATGGTCTTCCATTCctacaaaaataaattcattGAACCAAAGCTGCAAGAAGGCTTCAATGAAGTGATTCGAGTGAACTTCATTCCTTCCTTTAATAACtccaaagaagaaaaacttTATAAGATGTTTCTAATggaaaaatga
- the LOC139958459 gene encoding carbonyl reductase [NADPH] 1-like — translation MAKVALVSGANKGIGFACVRALCKQLKDDNAVYLTARNPELGKKAVADLEKEGLKPRFHQLDITDQRSVEALRDHVKKEHGGLDIVINNAGFAFRLDDKASAAEQAAVSCQVNYFGTARVFDVLSPILRPHSRVVNVSSMTAKGVLKRLDPELKKEFQNTSTRNEVDMLVKRYIELMASGEAEKYGFTTVSNYGFSKLGLCALTRVQNSDMQKDLNRPGINVYSVCPGYVATDMSSYKGPKTPDEGADTLIWLALQPQGTTMGSGEFFADRKVISLL, via the exons ATGGCAAAAGTTGCATTG GTCAGTGGGGCCAACAAGGGCATTGGTTTTGCTTGTGTAAGAGCTCTTTGCAAGCAGCTTAAAGATGACAATGCTGTTTACCTGACTGCCAGAAATCCAGAGCTCGGCAAGAAGGCTGTGGCTGACCTCGAGAAGGAAGGATTAAAGCCACGATTTCATCAACTGGATATCACAGATCAAAGATCAGTGGAGGCATTGAGAGATCATGTCAAAAAAGAACATGGAGGGCTggatattgttattaataatgcTGGTTTTGCATTCAGA CTGGATGACAAGGCATCAGCTGCTGAACAGGCCGCGGTCTCCTGTCAAGTCAACTACTTTGGTACTGCCAGGGTCTTTGATGTCTTATCACCAATTTTACGTCCTCATTCAAG AGTTGTGAATGTATCCAGCATGACAGCTAAGGGAGTCCTGAAAAGACTTGACCCGGAATTGAAAAAGGAATTCCAGAATACTTCCACGCGAAACGAGGTTGATATGCTTGTCAAGAGATACATTGA GTTGATGGCTTCTGGTGAGGCAGAAAAATATGGTTTCACAACGGTATCTAACTATGGTTTCTCTAAGCTTGGACTTTGTGCTTTGACTCGGGTTCAAAACAGTGATATGCAGAAAGATTTGAACAGGCCAGGAATTAATGTTTATTCA GTGTGCCCTGGTTATGTGGCTACAGATATGTCAAGTTACAAAGGCCCTAAGACACCAGATGAGGGGGCTGATACACTGATTTGGTTAGCTTTACAACCACAAGGAACCACAATGGGTTCTGGAGAATTCTTTGCTGACAGGAAAGTTATAAGTTTACTTTGA